The Micromonospora sp. WMMD961 genome has a segment encoding these proteins:
- a CDS encoding class I adenylate-forming enzyme family protein, which produces MRKRGLRAALAADTEVGAGNVLARVLAHGADPDGPGLTFDTAVDGHPAETPLTLGRLDERVAARAAWLHEHGVRPRDPVAVWATAAADMVLSFLALARLGAIPALMNGKLRPEIAAEYIRRLRCVGVLADDAHTALLAGHDLGVPLLGTPAQAGTGDPSGAPAHYRHHPDDPIVITHTSGTTGVPKAVLHSHASLFAATRHLLTMPQAQGTSRILNALPAPHTATVLMVNQALGNSAEMLLLSEQDGERVLDAIQRWRPDGVFGFSVTWAELARFDLSGYDLDSVRLWFNTGDASHEPHIRRLVAVGWHDTVTRDGVATVPGSVFIDGLGSSEMGHSMFHITHRADTDRYGRCIGRPYRFATVAVLDADGEPVPTGEVGFLGIDSPSLFRGYWNDSATTYRFRQRGWYLTGDLVRADADGRYYHLDRAVDSVDAGDGRRLYTALSEERILAACPDVTDCTVVIVAEAGGVVTDVLLELAAGADEAEDRTERVRTALGPDVGTTLRRVVPVRSADIPVTVTGKVRKVVLRERYLAEASS; this is translated from the coding sequence ATGAGGAAACGAGGACTACGCGCCGCGTTGGCCGCCGACACCGAGGTGGGCGCGGGCAACGTGCTGGCCCGGGTGCTGGCGCACGGCGCCGACCCGGACGGACCCGGGCTGACGTTCGACACCGCCGTCGACGGGCACCCGGCCGAGACGCCGCTCACGCTGGGCCGGCTCGACGAGCGGGTCGCCGCCCGCGCCGCCTGGCTGCACGAGCACGGGGTACGCCCCCGCGACCCGGTCGCCGTCTGGGCCACCGCCGCCGCCGACATGGTGCTCAGCTTCCTGGCGCTGGCCCGCCTCGGAGCCATCCCGGCGCTGATGAACGGCAAGCTCCGCCCGGAGATCGCCGCCGAGTACATCCGCCGACTGCGGTGCGTCGGGGTGCTCGCCGACGACGCGCACACCGCGCTGCTGGCCGGGCACGACCTGGGCGTACCGTTGCTCGGCACCCCCGCGCAGGCCGGCACGGGTGACCCGTCCGGCGCTCCGGCGCACTACCGGCACCACCCGGACGACCCGATCGTGATCACCCACACCTCCGGGACGACCGGGGTGCCCAAGGCGGTGCTGCACTCGCACGCCAGCCTCTTCGCCGCCACCCGACACCTGCTCACCATGCCCCAGGCGCAGGGCACCAGTCGGATCCTCAACGCGTTACCCGCCCCGCACACCGCGACGGTGCTGATGGTCAACCAGGCGCTGGGCAACTCCGCGGAGATGCTCCTGTTGTCCGAACAGGACGGTGAGCGGGTGCTCGACGCGATCCAACGCTGGCGCCCCGACGGTGTGTTCGGCTTCTCGGTCACCTGGGCGGAGCTGGCCCGTTTCGACCTGTCCGGGTACGACCTGGACTCGGTGCGGCTGTGGTTCAACACCGGCGACGCCTCGCACGAGCCGCACATCCGCCGCCTCGTCGCCGTCGGCTGGCACGACACCGTCACCCGCGACGGGGTGGCGACGGTGCCCGGCTCGGTCTTCATCGACGGGCTGGGCTCCAGCGAGATGGGGCACTCGATGTTCCACATCACCCACCGCGCCGACACCGACCGGTACGGCCGCTGCATCGGCCGCCCGTACCGGTTCGCGACGGTCGCGGTCCTCGACGCCGACGGTGAGCCGGTGCCGACCGGTGAGGTGGGTTTCCTGGGCATCGACTCGCCGTCGCTGTTCCGGGGCTACTGGAACGACTCGGCCACCACGTACCGGTTCCGTCAGCGCGGCTGGTATCTGACCGGCGACCTGGTCCGCGCGGACGCCGACGGCCGCTACTACCACCTGGACCGGGCGGTGGACTCGGTGGACGCCGGTGACGGGCGACGCCTCTACACCGCGCTGAGCGAGGAGCGGATCCTCGCCGCCTGCCCGGACGTCACCGACTGCACTGTGGTGATCGTCGCCGAGGCCGGCGGTGTGGTCACCGACGTGTTGCTGGAGTTGGCCGCCGGCGCCGACGAGGCCGAGGACCGCACCGAGCGGGTCCGGACGGCCCTCGGCCCGGACGTCGGCACGACGCTGCGTCGGGTCGTGCCGGTGCGCTCCGCCGACATTCCGGTCACCGTGACCGGCAAGGTCCGCAAGGTGGTCCTGCGGGAGCGCTACCTGGCCGAGGCCAGTTCGTGA